The proteins below are encoded in one region of Thioalkalivibrio sp. K90mix:
- a CDS encoding ABC transporter permease subunit, translated as MSSLSATSTLGRFQRWRRTKDRTARYTIGFFGVAVIGALTLMFVYLASETLPMFQGATLEPRTEYAAPGGADTQTIHLAVNRHREMAVRLTEDRRALFFRPYSGDIVKEESLPIPEDVQVTSFSAAEPRTRLVAAGLDNGQVLAIEYEYNERFSPEGRLYDPGLVYPLGDEDSALLDVDDDGRAISVVGIQRGSSGIRVAAATQDGDLKLVRFEKRTSMMTGETEVRRSAYDLPSLPDGATPTRILLDITGRHMLVGDDQGQLHFFDINNPSRASLVDSKRVIRGDDAEVTSLEYLLGTVSIIVGGSDGTVSQYMLVRDDDNVNRITRVRDFPSHAGAIRNIQPEYIRKGFLTADDQGEVKIHYSTSQRTLIERQITDQPLHRVYVDPRNRLLIGIDDHETWHLQDLSNPHPEVSFHVLWQKVWYEGRSGTDYVWQSSSATDEFEPKFSLVPLTIGTIKAAFYAMLFATPLAIMGAIYSAYFMSRRMRSITKPSIELMEALPTVILGFLAGLWLAPFIEANLPAIASILILMPLGMLAAAFLWTRVLPENLRNLVPAGWEAAILIPVILAIGGFSVSMSPLIEVWMFGGDARQWLTDHGITYDQRNALVIGIAMGFAVIPTIYSISEDAVFNVPKHLTQGSLALGATPWQTVVRVVLLTASPGIFSAVMIGFGRAVGETMIVLMATGNSPVVNFNIFEGMRTLSANIAVEMPEAAVGSTHFRILFLAALVLFALTFAVNTVAEIVRQRLRQKYSSL; from the coding sequence ATGTCCAGCCTATCCGCCACCTCGACGCTCGGCCGCTTCCAGCGCTGGCGTCGCACCAAGGACCGCACCGCCCGTTACACCATCGGCTTTTTCGGTGTGGCCGTGATTGGTGCCCTGACCCTGATGTTCGTGTATCTCGCCAGCGAAACGCTGCCGATGTTCCAGGGGGCGACTCTGGAACCACGCACCGAGTACGCGGCTCCCGGCGGTGCCGACACGCAGACCATCCATCTCGCGGTGAACCGCCATCGCGAGATGGCGGTGCGCCTCACCGAAGACCGACGCGCCCTCTTCTTCCGCCCCTACAGCGGCGACATCGTGAAAGAAGAGTCGCTACCGATCCCGGAGGATGTGCAGGTCACGAGCTTCAGTGCCGCCGAGCCGCGCACGCGCCTGGTGGCCGCGGGCCTGGACAACGGGCAGGTACTGGCCATCGAGTACGAATACAACGAGCGTTTCAGTCCCGAAGGCCGTCTGTACGACCCGGGCCTGGTGTACCCCCTGGGGGACGAGGACTCCGCGCTGCTGGACGTGGACGACGACGGCCGCGCGATCTCGGTGGTTGGGATACAGCGCGGCTCCAGCGGCATCCGCGTCGCAGCCGCAACACAAGACGGCGATCTGAAGCTGGTGCGCTTCGAGAAACGCACCTCGATGATGACGGGCGAGACCGAAGTGCGACGATCGGCCTACGACCTGCCCTCGCTCCCGGATGGCGCGACGCCGACCCGCATTCTGCTGGATATCACCGGCCGCCACATGCTGGTCGGCGACGACCAGGGGCAGCTGCACTTCTTCGACATCAATAACCCCTCACGCGCCAGCCTGGTCGACAGCAAGCGCGTGATCCGCGGCGATGATGCCGAGGTAACCTCGCTGGAGTATCTGCTGGGCACGGTCTCCATCATCGTCGGGGGCTCCGACGGCACGGTCTCCCAGTACATGCTGGTACGCGACGACGACAACGTGAACCGCATCACCCGGGTGCGCGACTTTCCCTCGCACGCCGGCGCGATCCGCAACATCCAGCCGGAATACATCCGCAAGGGCTTCCTGACCGCCGACGATCAGGGCGAGGTGAAGATTCACTATTCCACCTCGCAGCGGACCCTGATCGAACGCCAGATCACCGACCAGCCACTGCACCGGGTGTATGTCGACCCGCGCAACCGCCTGCTGATCGGAATCGACGATCACGAGACCTGGCATCTGCAGGATCTGTCGAACCCGCACCCGGAGGTCTCCTTCCACGTGCTGTGGCAGAAGGTCTGGTACGAGGGACGCTCCGGGACCGACTACGTCTGGCAGTCGTCCTCCGCCACCGACGAGTTCGAGCCGAAATTCTCGCTGGTGCCGCTGACCATCGGCACCATCAAGGCCGCCTTCTACGCGATGCTGTTCGCCACGCCACTGGCGATCATGGGGGCGATCTACAGCGCCTATTTCATGTCACGGCGCATGCGCAGCATCACCAAGCCCTCGATCGAACTGATGGAGGCTCTGCCGACGGTCATCCTCGGCTTCCTCGCCGGGCTGTGGCTGGCCCCGTTCATCGAGGCCAACCTGCCGGCGATCGCCAGCATCCTGATCCTGATGCCGCTGGGCATGCTGGCCGCCGCGTTCCTGTGGACACGGGTGCTTCCGGAGAACCTGCGCAACCTCGTGCCCGCCGGCTGGGAGGCCGCGATCCTGATCCCCGTGATCCTGGCGATCGGCGGGTTCTCCGTCTCCATGAGCCCGCTGATCGAGGTCTGGATGTTCGGTGGCGATGCCCGCCAGTGGCTGACCGATCACGGCATCACCTACGACCAGCGCAATGCGCTCGTGATCGGTATCGCGATGGGCTTCGCGGTCATCCCGACGATCTACTCGATCTCCGAGGACGCGGTGTTCAACGTGCCCAAGCACCTGACGCAGGGCTCGCTGGCCCTGGGCGCGACCCCGTGGCAAACGGTGGTGCGCGTGGTGCTGCTGACCGCCAGCCCCGGCATTTTCTCGGCGGTGATGATCGGCTTCGGCCGCGCGGTGGGCGAGACCATGATCGTACTGATGGCGACCGGCAACTCGCCGGTGGTCAACTTCAACATCTTCGAGGGCATGCGCACGCTCTCCGCGAACATCGCGGTGGAGATGCCGGAGGCCGCCGTCGGCAGCACCCACTTCCGCATCCTGTTCCTGGCCGCCCTGGTCCTGTTCGCGCTGACCTTTGCGGTAAACACGGTCGCCGAGATCGTGCGCCAGCGCCTGCGCCAGAAATACAGCTCCCTTTGA
- a CDS encoding DsrE family protein has protein sequence MPRFISTLFALAGLTLFAAVGDVWGADDVEEAAPSFEVKALFEKDELPDGVAFEIVENDRAALSALLPEIQANIRVLRQRAPDLPIAVVTHGAEQFTLTRAQAAAHGSLHAEIESLVMDDGVNVVVCGTFAGWRDLEPDAFPEHVEVATAAPDRLEDLKAAGYTVIRLRPSLLDAPAEDPWEFDFGQP, from the coding sequence ATGCCGCGTTTCATCTCGACGTTGTTTGCCCTGGCCGGCCTGACCCTGTTCGCGGCGGTTGGAGACGTGTGGGGGGCGGATGACGTCGAAGAGGCCGCACCCTCTTTCGAGGTGAAGGCACTGTTCGAGAAGGACGAACTCCCCGATGGCGTCGCATTCGAGATTGTCGAGAATGACCGCGCGGCCCTGAGCGCGCTGCTGCCCGAGATCCAAGCGAATATCCGAGTGCTGCGCCAGCGCGCTCCGGACCTGCCGATCGCGGTCGTCACCCACGGGGCGGAGCAGTTCACCCTCACCCGTGCCCAGGCCGCGGCACATGGCTCGCTCCACGCCGAGATCGAGTCACTGGTGATGGATGACGGCGTCAACGTCGTGGTCTGCGGGACCTTTGCCGGCTGGCGCGATCTCGAGCCCGATGCATTCCCCGAACATGTCGAGGTGGCCACTGCCGCACCGGACCGACTGGAGGACCTGAAGGCAGCAGGCTATACCGTGATTCGCCTGCGACCGTCCCTACTGGATGCCCCGGCGGAAGACCCGTGGGAGTTCGACTTCGGCCAGCCGTGA
- the phoU gene encoding phosphate signaling complex protein PhoU: protein MDKSFFKQHISQQFNAELEDIIKKVMTMGGLVEQQLGDAVTAMVEGDTALAETVMTSDYKVNALEVEIDEECTHILARRQPTASDLRLVIAVIKTITDLERMGDEAERVGRMGLQLLDSDRREAPMDEIAKMGQLVREMTRGVLDAFARMDTEQAVRVAQQDIQIDSLYEAITHKLMKQMTASPDAVPRLMDIVWATRSLERIGDRARNICEYVVYFVKGKNVRHTSYDQMAAEATGDRH from the coding sequence ATGGACAAGAGCTTTTTCAAACAGCACATCTCCCAGCAGTTCAATGCCGAGCTGGAGGACATCATCAAGAAGGTGATGACCATGGGAGGCCTGGTCGAGCAACAGCTCGGCGATGCGGTAACCGCGATGGTCGAGGGCGACACCGCGCTGGCGGAAACCGTGATGACCTCCGACTACAAGGTCAACGCGCTCGAGGTCGAGATCGACGAGGAATGCACCCACATCCTCGCCCGTCGCCAGCCCACGGCCTCCGACCTGCGTCTGGTGATCGCGGTGATCAAGACCATCACCGACCTGGAACGCATGGGCGACGAGGCCGAGCGTGTGGGCCGTATGGGTCTGCAACTGCTGGATTCCGATCGCCGCGAGGCACCGATGGACGAGATCGCGAAGATGGGCCAGCTCGTGCGCGAGATGACGCGCGGCGTGCTCGATGCCTTCGCACGCATGGACACCGAGCAGGCGGTGCGAGTCGCACAGCAGGACATCCAGATCGACAGCCTCTACGAGGCCATCACGCACAAGCTGATGAAACAGATGACTGCCTCCCCCGATGCGGTGCCCCGCCTGATGGACATCGTCTGGGCGACCCGCTCGCTGGAGCGGATCGGCGATCGCGCGCGCAACATCTGCGAGTACGTGGTGTATTTCGTAAAGGGCAAGAACGTCCGCCACACCAGTTACGACCAGATGGCAGCCGAAGCCACGGGGGATCGTCACTAG
- a CDS encoding PstS family phosphate ABC transporter substrate-binding protein, with product MLLKRSLLALATATAMAITPFTASAEVDADIPAYEAVSGISGNLSSIGSDTLNNLMTLWAEEFQNFYPNVNVQIQGAGTSTAPPALTEGTADFGPMSRMPRDSEHAEFEQRHGYEMTAVPVAIDTIAVYVNRDNPIEGLTIEQVDAIFSSTRRCGGAEDITRWGQVGLDGSWENRDITLYSRNAVSGTYGFFRQHALCDGDFKDAINEQPGSASVVQGVSESLNGIGYSGIGYMTSGVRAVPLGENEGEYYEPTADNASSGDYPLARFLYVMVNKHPEDGLTPRAAEFLRMVLSKEGQEVVVRDGFIPLPAAVAERERKNLGLE from the coding sequence ATGTTGTTGAAGCGCAGCCTTCTGGCCCTGGCCACCGCCACTGCAATGGCCATTACGCCGTTTACCGCCTCTGCCGAAGTCGATGCCGACATCCCGGCCTATGAGGCGGTCTCCGGGATTTCCGGCAACCTGTCGAGCATCGGCTCCGACACCCTGAACAACCTGATGACGCTGTGGGCCGAGGAGTTCCAGAACTTCTACCCGAACGTCAACGTCCAGATCCAGGGCGCCGGCACCTCGACCGCACCGCCCGCCCTGACCGAGGGCACCGCCGACTTCGGCCCGATGTCGCGCATGCCGCGTGACAGTGAACACGCCGAGTTCGAACAGCGCCATGGCTACGAGATGACGGCCGTGCCGGTCGCGATCGACACCATCGCCGTGTACGTGAACCGCGACAACCCGATCGAGGGCCTGACCATCGAACAGGTCGATGCGATCTTCTCCTCCACCCGTCGCTGCGGTGGTGCCGAGGACATCACCCGCTGGGGCCAGGTCGGCCTCGACGGCTCCTGGGAAAATCGCGACATTACGCTGTACAGCCGTAATGCCGTCTCCGGGACTTACGGCTTCTTTCGCCAGCACGCCCTGTGCGACGGCGACTTCAAGGATGCCATCAACGAACAGCCCGGCTCCGCCTCGGTGGTCCAGGGTGTCTCCGAGTCCCTGAACGGCATTGGCTACTCCGGTATCGGCTACATGACCTCCGGCGTGCGCGCTGTCCCGCTGGGCGAGAATGAGGGCGAGTACTACGAGCCGACTGCGGACAACGCCTCCTCCGGCGACTACCCGCTGGCCCGCTTCCTGTACGTGATGGTCAACAAGCACCCGGAAGACGGCCTGACCCCGCGCGCGGCCGAGTTCCTGAGGATGGTGCTGTCGAAGGAAGGTCAGGAAGTCGTGGTGCGTGACGGGTTCATCCCGCTGCCGGCCGCCGTGGCCGAACGCGAGCGCAAGAACCTCGGTCTGGAATAA
- the pstB gene encoding phosphate ABC transporter ATP-binding protein PstB: MSDTATHAVSVTQGDRPDRGLRLSSEEICLTAEDLKLFYGEDQALKGIDIQIPKNRITAFIGPSGCGKSTFLRCFNRMNDLIDAARIEGTIRLDGDDIYDKTVDVPELRRRVGMVFQKPNPFPKSIYENVAYGLRLQGVKNRRRLDEVVEKSLKRAALWDEVKDRLHENAFGLSGGQQQRLVIARAIAIDPEVLLLDEPCSALDPLATLKIEELMIELKKDYTLVIVTHNMQQAARVSDYTAFMYMGELIEYADTDTLFTSPAKKQTEDYITGRFG; this comes from the coding sequence ATGAGTGACACCGCTACCCACGCCGTCAGCGTGACGCAAGGCGACCGACCCGACCGCGGCCTGCGGCTCTCCAGCGAGGAGATCTGTCTGACCGCCGAGGACCTGAAGCTGTTCTACGGCGAGGATCAGGCCCTGAAGGGCATCGACATCCAGATCCCGAAGAACCGGATCACGGCGTTCATCGGCCCCTCCGGCTGCGGGAAATCGACGTTCCTGCGCTGCTTCAACCGCATGAACGACCTGATCGATGCCGCCCGCATCGAGGGGACGATCCGGCTCGACGGCGACGACATCTACGACAAGACCGTGGACGTGCCGGAGCTGCGCCGCCGCGTCGGCATGGTGTTCCAGAAGCCGAATCCGTTCCCGAAGTCCATCTACGAGAATGTCGCCTACGGCCTGCGCCTGCAGGGCGTGAAGAATCGCCGACGTCTGGACGAGGTGGTAGAAAAGTCACTGAAGCGTGCCGCGCTGTGGGACGAGGTCAAGGACCGCCTGCACGAGAACGCCTTCGGCCTGTCCGGCGGCCAGCAGCAGCGCCTGGTGATCGCCCGCGCGATCGCGATCGACCCCGAAGTCCTGTTGCTGGACGAGCCCTGCTCCGCGCTGGACCCGCTGGCCACGCTGAAGATCGAGGAGCTGATGATCGAACTGAAGAAGGACTACACGCTGGTCATCGTCACCCACAACATGCAGCAGGCCGCGCGCGTGTCCGACTACACCGCCTTCATGTACATGGGCGAGCTGATCGAATACGCCGACACCGACACCCTGTTCACCTCGCCTGCCAAGAAGCAGACCGAGGACTACATCACCGGCCGTTTCGGTTAG
- a CDS encoding glutathione S-transferase N-terminal domain-containing protein: MRFLIRWFFRGVRLILTPFMLIGERLSRPRGIERDPADQARVDEQTRHLALYHFPACPFCIRARRTMQRLSLDIELRNAQAAGPHREALQTEGGKLQVPCLRIEEPDGQVRWLYESEAIGEYLRERFDPNRPDGRSGDAAVSGDSHA; the protein is encoded by the coding sequence ATGCGATTTCTGATCCGATGGTTTTTTCGCGGCGTACGCCTGATCCTCACCCCGTTCATGCTGATTGGCGAGCGTCTGTCGCGACCGCGCGGCATCGAGCGCGACCCCGCCGACCAGGCCCGCGTTGACGAACAGACGCGCCACCTCGCGCTGTACCATTTCCCGGCCTGCCCGTTCTGCATCCGGGCCCGCCGTACCATGCAGCGGCTGTCGCTGGACATCGAGTTGCGCAATGCCCAGGCGGCCGGCCCGCACCGCGAGGCGCTGCAGACCGAGGGCGGCAAGCTGCAAGTGCCCTGCCTGCGCATTGAGGAACCGGACGGCCAGGTACGCTGGCTGTACGAGTCGGAGGCGATCGGCGAATACCTGCGTGAGCGCTTCGACCCGAACCGTCCGGATGGGCGCTCCGGAGATGCCGCGGTGTCCGGGGACTCCCACGCCTGA
- the pstA gene encoding phosphate ABC transporter permease PstA yields the protein MNRWFKSGTPWIWLNAGAVAASLVMVFGLILMIAVNGLSFFWPSEVIEFEYQTEQDSEPRRVMGELQRSETMTAQAMRDAGFTVPEGQDIVVRHLIKRGNRDLDSRDFQWYLDDFMSEWERPRDVVVLERLQWGDFYGYIREYQEDGETVAEGEQARTAFEERMPQTRELVQQIERIERIEIGRVNFDLERLRIAQRGVERADELSLEERGQRQEELDAERAELDARYAELEAERNALRDELGRFAIVLEAADGQEATIPLSRIVNAWWPNDMSVPAKLRHYVVAFWDFMTGYPREANTEGGILPAIFGTVLMVILMSIVVTPFGVLAAIYLREYAKQGPLVRTIRISVNNLAGVPSIVFGVFGLGFFVYLIGGNIDQIFFRDALPSPTFGSPAIIWASLTLALLTLPVVIVSTEEGLTRIGASIRHGSLALGATKAETLWRLIVPLSAPAMMTGLILAVARAAGEVAPLMLVGVVKLAPTLPLDGNFPYLHLDRAFMHLGFHIFDVGFQSPNVEAGRPLVYATALVLVMLIIVLNLTAISIRNYLREKYRADSD from the coding sequence ATGAATCGTTGGTTCAAATCCGGCACCCCGTGGATCTGGCTGAATGCCGGAGCAGTCGCTGCCTCGCTGGTGATGGTCTTCGGCCTGATTCTGATGATCGCCGTGAACGGCCTGTCCTTCTTCTGGCCCTCGGAGGTCATCGAGTTCGAATACCAGACGGAGCAGGACTCCGAGCCCCGGCGCGTCATGGGTGAGCTGCAACGCTCGGAGACCATGACCGCCCAGGCCATGCGCGACGCTGGATTCACCGTGCCGGAAGGCCAGGACATCGTCGTCCGCCACCTGATCAAGCGCGGCAATCGCGACCTCGACAGCCGCGACTTCCAGTGGTACCTGGACGACTTCATGTCCGAATGGGAACGCCCGCGCGACGTGGTGGTGCTGGAGCGTCTGCAATGGGGCGATTTCTACGGCTACATCCGCGAATATCAGGAAGACGGCGAAACCGTCGCCGAGGGGGAACAGGCGCGCACCGCGTTCGAGGAACGCATGCCGCAGACCCGCGAACTGGTCCAGCAGATCGAACGCATCGAGCGCATCGAGATCGGCCGGGTCAACTTCGACCTCGAGCGCCTGCGCATCGCCCAGCGCGGTGTCGAGCGGGCCGACGAACTGTCGCTGGAAGAACGCGGCCAGCGCCAGGAAGAGCTGGACGCCGAACGCGCGGAGCTGGACGCGCGCTACGCCGAGCTGGAGGCCGAGCGCAACGCCCTGCGTGACGAACTGGGCCGCTTTGCGATCGTGCTGGAAGCCGCCGACGGGCAAGAGGCGACGATCCCGCTCTCGCGCATCGTGAACGCCTGGTGGCCAAACGACATGAGCGTGCCGGCCAAGCTGCGCCACTATGTCGTCGCCTTCTGGGACTTCATGACCGGGTACCCGCGCGAGGCGAACACCGAGGGCGGCATCCTGCCGGCGATCTTCGGCACCGTGCTGATGGTCATTCTGATGTCCATCGTGGTGACCCCGTTCGGCGTGCTCGCTGCGATCTACCTGCGCGAATACGCCAAGCAGGGCCCGCTGGTGCGCACGATCCGCATCTCGGTCAACAACCTCGCGGGTGTGCCGTCGATCGTATTCGGGGTGTTCGGTCTGGGTTTCTTCGTCTACCTGATCGGCGGCAACATCGACCAGATCTTCTTCCGTGATGCCCTGCCCTCGCCAACCTTCGGCTCGCCCGCGATCATCTGGGCCTCGTTGACGCTCGCGCTACTGACCCTGCCGGTGGTGATCGTCTCCACCGAGGAAGGCCTGACCCGCATCGGTGCCAGTATCCGCCACGGCTCGCTGGCGCTGGGCGCGACCAAGGCCGAGACCCTGTGGCGCCTGATCGTGCCGCTGTCGGCGCCGGCGATGATGACCGGGCTGATCCTCGCGGTCGCTCGGGCGGCCGGCGAAGTGGCCCCCCTGATGCTGGTGGGCGTGGTCAAGCTCGCCCCGACCCTGCCGCTGGATGGCAACTTCCCCTATCTGCATCTGGACCGGGCGTTCATGCACCTGGGCTTCCATATCTTCGACGTCGGTTTCCAGAGCCCGAACGTCGAGGCTGGCCGCCCGCTGGTCTACGCGACCGCCCTGGTGCTGGTGATGCTGATCATCGTGCTCAACCTGACCGCGATCTCGATCCGCAACTACCTGCGCGAGAAGTACCGCGCCGACAGTGACTGA